One part of the Sneathia vaginalis genome encodes these proteins:
- the mutS gene encoding DNA mismatch repair protein MutS, whose product MKDNTTPLMKQYHEIKGKYKDEILMFRLGDFYEMFFNDAIIASKVLGLTLTKRNREKGEDVPLAGVPYHSVSGYISKLVDAGYKVAICEQMEDPKLAKGIVKREVIKVITPGTVIDVENLDAKSNNYIACVITENDKAYFSYVDITTGVFNACIVDTKNINSLIYMLDVKELLMTKYTYPNVKEYLNGKEISTSIIDKPKNSVEFLSSYFSLTSLDSFGLDDKTLIDSCAGLLEYILETQINVDINIPKITVINDGNYAGININTSKNLELIKNQRDKTSYGSLLWVLDKCKTAMGTRLLKEYINYPLIDKDKIIERQKDVKYLIDNTLLREDLRENLASTYDMQRILSKIVFGNENAKDIRALYYTFKSYIKIIELWPEKFSSIKTDFLGELCNEIDRYLVLNPPFSVREGGMINENFNPLISELNMILKHGKEYLVNIEQEEKEKTGIKFLKIKYNKVFGYFIEVSKTNIKDVPSRYVRKQTLANCERYITEELKEYEDKIINAKARLVELEYNLFKELSNLIKQEKDVLLQLSNIVAYIDVMASYAFVSISNGYCLPEFNDEGVIHILNGRHPIVEQLIPTQFIENDVHFTKEKNFIILTGPNMAGKSTYMKQIALICIMAQIGMYVPAKSANLCIVDKFLTRIGASDDILTGQSTFMVEMSEVSQILNTATSKSLIILDEVGRGTSTYDGMALATAISSYIHDNIRAKTIFATHYHELNELESKYERVVNYRINVEEKNSRVIFLRTITCGSADKSYGTYVAKLAGLPQSILRESKLILSKLEDRNNMVVKNENIGQLSLFDNPSYVEKVNEEKRNEELEELRDEIKQIDINNITPLKALNILQDLKDFVNNIE is encoded by the coding sequence ATGAAAGATAATACAACTCCTTTAATGAAGCAATATCATGAAATAAAGGGAAAGTATAAAGATGAGATATTAATGTTTAGATTGGGAGACTTTTATGAGATGTTCTTTAACGATGCAATAATAGCATCTAAGGTCTTAGGTTTAACATTAACCAAGAGAAATAGAGAAAAAGGTGAGGATGTTCCTTTAGCAGGAGTTCCATACCACAGTGTTAGTGGATATATCTCAAAATTGGTTGATGCAGGTTACAAGGTCGCAATATGTGAGCAGATGGAAGATCCTAAACTTGCAAAAGGTATAGTAAAAAGAGAAGTTATTAAAGTCATTACTCCAGGTACTGTAATAGATGTAGAAAATTTGGATGCAAAGTCTAATAACTACATAGCTTGCGTTATTACAGAAAATGATAAGGCATATTTTTCTTATGTGGATATAACGACAGGGGTGTTTAATGCGTGTATAGTAGATACAAAAAATATTAATTCATTAATATATATGCTAGATGTAAAAGAACTATTAATGACAAAGTATACTTATCCTAATGTTAAGGAATATTTGAATGGGAAAGAAATAAGTACGAGTATAATAGACAAGCCTAAAAATTCTGTGGAATTTTTAAGTAGCTATTTTTCTTTGACTAGTCTTGATAGTTTTGGGTTAGATGATAAGACATTAATAGATTCATGTGCAGGTTTACTAGAGTATATATTAGAAACACAGATTAATGTGGATATAAACATACCGAAGATTACAGTAATAAATGATGGTAATTATGCTGGTATAAATATTAATACATCAAAGAATTTGGAGTTAATAAAGAATCAGAGAGACAAAACAAGCTATGGTAGTCTTTTATGGGTACTAGATAAGTGTAAAACAGCTATGGGTACAAGACTTTTAAAAGAATATATTAACTATCCCTTAATAGATAAGGATAAGATAATAGAAAGACAAAAAGATGTTAAATACTTGATAGATAATACACTTTTAAGAGAAGATTTAAGAGAGAATTTAGCTAGTACTTATGATATGCAAAGAATATTAAGTAAAATAGTATTTGGTAATGAAAATGCAAAGGATATTAGAGCCCTATACTATACTTTCAAAAGCTATATTAAAATAATAGAACTATGGCCTGAAAAGTTCTCTAGTATTAAAACAGATTTTTTAGGAGAATTATGTAATGAAATAGATAGGTATTTAGTTCTAAATCCACCATTTTCTGTAAGAGAAGGTGGTATGATAAATGAAAACTTTAATCCTTTAATTAGTGAATTAAATATGATACTTAAACATGGTAAAGAGTATTTGGTGAATATAGAGCAAGAGGAAAAAGAAAAAACAGGGATTAAGTTTTTAAAGATTAAGTATAACAAGGTGTTTGGTTACTTTATTGAAGTGTCAAAAACGAATATAAAGGATGTTCCGAGTAGATATGTTAGAAAGCAAACATTAGCAAATTGTGAGAGATATATAACAGAAGAGCTAAAGGAATACGAGGATAAGATAATTAATGCTAAGGCTAGATTAGTAGAGTTAGAGTATAACTTGTTTAAAGAATTAAGCAATCTTATCAAACAAGAAAAAGATGTCTTGCTACAATTGTCTAATATAGTAGCATATATAGATGTAATGGCATCATATGCATTTGTTAGTATAAGCAATGGATATTGTTTACCTGAATTTAATGATGAGGGAGTAATACACATACTAAATGGTAGACATCCAATAGTAGAACAACTTATCCCCACGCAGTTTATAGAAAACGATGTACATTTTACCAAAGAAAAGAACTTCATAATACTAACAGGGCCTAATATGGCAGGTAAATCAACATATATGAAACAAATAGCACTAATATGTATAATGGCACAAATTGGAATGTATGTTCCAGCAAAATCAGCAAATCTATGCATAGTAGATAAGTTTTTAACAAGAATAGGTGCTAGTGATGATATATTAACTGGGCAAAGTACATTTATGGTTGAAATGAGTGAAGTTTCACAAATATTAAATACTGCTACAAGTAAGAGTCTTATCATACTAGATGAAGTTGGTCGTGGAACATCAACATATGATGGTATGGCACTAGCTACAGCAATATCATCATATATACATGATAATATTCGTGCAAAAACAATATTTGCAACACACTACCATGAATTAAATGAGTTAGAATCTAAGTATGAAAGAGTGGTAAATTACAGAATAAATGTGGAAGAAAAGAATTCTCGTGTAATTTTCTTGAGAACAATAACTTGTGGAAGTGCTGATAAATCTTATGGAACATATGTTGCTAAATTAGCAGGTTTACCTCAAAGTATATTAAGAGAGTCTAAGCTAATACTTTCTAAGTTAGAAGATAGAAACAACATGGTTGTGAAAAATGAGAATATAGGGCAATTATCTCTATTTGATAATCCTAGTTATGTAGAAAAAGTGAATGAAGAAAAAAGAAATGAAGAATTAGAAGAATTAAGAGATGAAATTAAACAGATAGATATTAATAATATAACACCATTAAAGGCATTAAATATCTTACAAGACTTAAAGGACTTTGTTAACAATATTGAATAG
- a CDS encoding MFS transporter, translated as MGKIILSIVMVIFTGVIIYVLSKKYKLNKNQKIIFWMLVLFWTSISIIRAYRKVYIVDPISMGGLGGSLIIASQVTSAYGLISCIVRLPVFFLTDILQKRKVFIQIAMGIIVVTSFTVFKRPSIEAVYYSSLAMGLGASMLAVFNVMFSETFSESNASVSASILAVAPLLAEFMAAPIQYIGTYGSYKNYNYLWLFSCTIGLISLIISMNMREIENKSQFSREKVRIVLTNKRFLVVCVIGIIISFVKFSTSGPNMIVYARKYLNMPAIMLAYLDTMFATPQLIASVLVGTYFKKKLGIEKTLLLSLGSFLCFYAIILFTNNPYLAFFGYIFNGFGYGGTYISLISIALQYFEQKNRNISMGIFQAFFAFGIFFGDRIYVVLSKSVKEDPKIIFVIVTIITIISMLVVFFKLVVKQGVRNER; from the coding sequence ATGGGGAAGATAATTTTATCAATAGTAATGGTAATATTTACAGGTGTGATAATCTACGTATTATCTAAAAAGTACAAATTAAACAAAAATCAAAAGATAATATTTTGGATGTTAGTCCTATTTTGGACAAGTATTAGTATAATAAGGGCATATAGGAAGGTGTATATAGTAGACCCAATAAGTATGGGAGGACTTGGAGGTAGTCTAATAATTGCTTCTCAAGTTACATCTGCATATGGACTTATTAGCTGTATAGTAAGACTTCCAGTATTTTTTTTAACAGATATATTACAAAAAAGAAAAGTATTTATACAAATTGCTATGGGGATAATAGTAGTAACGTCGTTTACAGTGTTTAAAAGACCAAGTATAGAGGCGGTATATTATTCTTCATTAGCTATGGGATTAGGTGCATCTATGCTAGCTGTATTTAATGTAATGTTTTCTGAAACATTTTCTGAGAGCAATGCATCAGTGTCAGCGTCTATTTTAGCAGTTGCCCCTCTATTAGCAGAATTTATGGCAGCACCTATACAGTATATAGGGACATACGGGAGTTACAAGAACTACAATTATCTTTGGCTATTTTCTTGTACCATAGGTCTAATCTCTCTTATCATAAGTATGAATATGAGAGAAATCGAGAACAAATCACAATTTTCAAGAGAAAAAGTTAGAATAGTCTTAACAAACAAAAGATTTTTAGTGGTTTGTGTGATAGGGATAATAATATCATTTGTAAAGTTTTCGACAAGTGGTCCTAATATGATAGTGTATGCTAGAAAGTACTTAAATATGCCAGCAATAATGCTAGCGTATCTTGATACTATGTTTGCAACACCACAGTTAATAGCAAGTGTATTAGTTGGTACATATTTCAAGAAAAAATTAGGTATAGAAAAGACGCTATTACTAAGTCTTGGGAGCTTTTTGTGCTTTTATGCAATAATCCTATTTACCAACAATCCATACTTAGCCTTTTTTGGATATATATTTAATGGCTTTGGTTATGGTGGAACATATATTTCACTTATCTCAATAGCACTACAATATTTTGAACAAAAGAACAGAAATATTAGTATGGGTATATTTCAAGCATTTTTTGCCTTTGGAATATTTTTTGGTGATAGAATATATGTAGTACTTTCAAAGTCAGTAAAAGAAGATCCAAAGATAATTTTTGTAATAGTTACAATAATTACAATAATCAGTATGTTGGTTGTATTTTTTAAGTTAGTTGTAAAGCAAGGTGTAAGAAATGAAAGATAA
- a CDS encoding NUDIX hydrolase yields the protein MEGIRQNFKFLIGETKIHPTTKITLEYLVKQDAVCAVIFDNTLENVYLVKQYRPGCDGLLLEIVAGLIDKGEEPIHAVYREILEETGFSKSDFSRFVKLENAQYVSPGYTTEKLYYYAGVLKKDAKPKEQHLDLGEDITVVKMSTKEILKTSVDSKTTFAISYFLGVLK from the coding sequence ATGGAAGGTATAAGACAAAATTTTAAATTTTTAATAGGAGAAACTAAGATACATCCAACTACAAAGATAACACTAGAATATTTAGTTAAACAAGATGCTGTATGTGCTGTAATATTTGATAATACATTAGAAAATGTATATTTAGTTAAGCAATATAGACCTGGTTGTGACGGATTGTTACTAGAAATAGTAGCTGGGTTAATAGATAAAGGTGAAGAACCAATACATGCTGTATATAGAGAAATACTTGAAGAAACTGGATTTTCTAAATCAGACTTTTCTAGATTTGTAAAACTAGAAAACGCACAATATGTAAGTCCAGGATATACAACAGAAAAACTGTATTACTATGCTGGGGTACTAAAAAAAGATGCCAAACCTAAAGAACAACATTTAGATTTAGGAGAAGATATTACTGTGGTTAAAATGAGTACTAAAGAAATACTAAAAACATCAGTAGACAGTAAGACAACTTTTGCTATCAGCTATTTTTTAGGAGTATTAAAATGA
- a CDS encoding M48 family metallopeptidase, with protein MKILGYEIERKRVKNINVRIRQDGSVYISAPLNLHEKYIEDFLIKKRDWIEKNVSTFKKFTNAKNNLELYTDTSFILYLGKIYTLRVFQSQKFLININENVVEIHTDKVDKESIKNIVYTKIYYANAKILFKKRMDYYLNLTNNGSIKELRLSVMKTKWGICTPAKRKITLNIELMKKSLTEIDSVIIHEIAHLVHPNHSKDFYLYIDKYFKNYKEINKKLNKIL; from the coding sequence ATGAAGATACTTGGCTATGAAATAGAAAGAAAAAGGGTTAAGAATATAAACGTAAGAATTAGACAAGATGGTAGTGTGTACATATCAGCACCTCTTAATTTACACGAAAAATATATAGAAGATTTTTTGATAAAGAAAAGAGACTGGATAGAAAAAAATGTTAGTACATTCAAGAAATTTACAAATGCTAAAAACAATCTAGAACTTTACACCGACACTTCCTTTATACTCTACCTAGGAAAAATATACACTCTTCGTGTATTTCAAAGTCAAAAATTTTTAATCAATATTAATGAGAATGTAGTAGAAATACATACAGATAAAGTGGATAAAGAGAGTATAAAAAACATTGTATATACTAAAATATACTATGCAAATGCCAAAATTCTTTTTAAAAAGCGTATGGACTACTACTTAAATTTGACTAACAATGGTAGTATAAAGGAACTTCGTTTGAGTGTTATGAAAACTAAATGGGGCATTTGTACTCCTGCAAAAAGAAAGATAACGTTGAATATAGAGCTTATGAAAAAAAGTTTAACTGAGATAGACTCTGTAATAATACACGAAATTGCACATTTAGTTCACCCAAATCACAGCAAAGACTTCTACTTATACATCGATAAATATTTTAAGAACTATAAGGAAATTAACAAAAAATTAAATAAAATATTATAG